A window of Paenibacillus sp. 19GGS1-52 contains these coding sequences:
- a CDS encoding alpha-mannosidase has product MERIRRFIRELSEQQWLEQITLEEWDIQASVYTVPGQYDGIRAYTEGGNFNLFPSVQGTTYFFRRTLEFPEEWTGQHAGLIFESGGEGLLRVNGESRQGLDRNHTFATLEASSDGKPLDLEIELFDPVPEPVDPLNQQAVIQPPIRAIHSWLVRVNEPVQSLMYTAIIIRDTALLLPEEELRCTRMLEALNRVMDKYINLQEDDVRGGSAVAALENMLRADIGAIGTNTEGTIHMIGQSHIDIAWLWPARETVRKTSRTFSTVNALMDEYPEYQYAQSQPQLFEYLKQNDPVLFAKVKERIKEGRWELVGGMWVEPDLNIPSGESLMRQMLYGQRFYLEEFGRTSDIEWLPDTFGYCASLPQILRHGGIRYFMTTKLGWNDTNRFPYDLFHWVGIDGTSVLTYLNHGVNENTLPKDIHDHWQSFREKKTHNEQMLLYGHGDGGGGVTREMLEYIRRAELMVGQPASKFSNAADFFSGIAKRQPKLPEWHGDLYLELHRGTYTTHSRNKRKNRKAEILYREAELWQTMASSYMQKEERNKSAVNLHRGWKLVLLNQFHDIIPGSAITEAYETSEKEYREVFAYGQKALQSGLDALAAQVTTEGDGTPHVLFNSLGWARDIVVHIHLDNIVNKSVVNQTWAAYDERGNSLPIDLVVGSTSVNIHIPQVPAFGYKTIWLRCMDLIKAGSEEVAQVTDSLTTAILADASSPFSNRTILNNSWETPYYRLAFNERGEITSLFDKTAGREIVQSGGRANQFHFFHDRPTLWDAWDIDSRYEEQPAGEAELLDKGVIFSGKVQDVLRFRWKLGNSEITQDLILYAHDRRIDFKTHVVWNEAHKLLKVGFPVDVVTDKATYEIPFGALERPTHRNTSWEQAQYEVCGHRFADVSEHGYGVSVLNDCKYGYDVQGSTIRLSLLRAPKWPDANADLGSHDFTYSLYPHQGDWRSAHTLRKAAELNTAVVALAAKANRGPLLSTGSFIEFNGQHVVLDTVKPSEDGRGSILRLYESSGGREVVQLIWKQPYSEVYLSNALEDKLELVDHHQGEFELDFAPFEIKTLYIK; this is encoded by the coding sequence ATGGAACGGATTAGAAGATTTATCCGCGAACTGTCCGAGCAACAGTGGCTGGAGCAAATCACGCTAGAGGAATGGGATATTCAGGCTTCGGTATATACCGTGCCAGGTCAATATGACGGAATACGGGCCTATACCGAGGGCGGGAATTTCAACCTGTTTCCAAGTGTTCAGGGAACCACTTACTTTTTCCGTCGTACGCTTGAGTTCCCTGAAGAATGGACTGGGCAGCATGCGGGTCTGATTTTTGAGTCGGGAGGCGAGGGTTTGCTACGGGTGAATGGGGAATCCCGCCAAGGCCTCGACCGGAACCATACCTTCGCGACACTTGAAGCCTCCTCAGACGGGAAACCGCTGGATCTGGAAATCGAGCTGTTCGATCCGGTCCCGGAGCCAGTGGACCCGCTGAATCAGCAAGCAGTTATCCAGCCGCCGATCCGCGCGATTCACTCCTGGCTGGTACGAGTCAATGAACCGGTCCAGAGCCTGATGTATACAGCCATTATTATCCGCGACACGGCCCTCCTGCTGCCGGAAGAGGAACTGCGCTGCACACGGATGCTGGAAGCTTTAAACCGTGTAATGGATAAATATATAAATTTACAAGAGGACGATGTCCGCGGGGGAAGCGCGGTTGCTGCCCTTGAAAACATGCTGCGAGCTGATATTGGTGCTATTGGCACAAATACGGAAGGCACGATCCATATGATCGGCCAATCTCATATTGATATCGCCTGGCTGTGGCCCGCGCGGGAGACTGTGCGCAAGACCAGCCGAACCTTCTCAACTGTGAATGCCTTAATGGACGAATACCCGGAATATCAATATGCCCAGAGCCAGCCGCAGCTGTTCGAATATCTGAAGCAGAACGACCCGGTTTTGTTTGCCAAAGTAAAAGAGAGAATCAAGGAAGGCCGCTGGGAGCTGGTCGGTGGCATGTGGGTGGAGCCGGATCTGAACATTCCAAGCGGGGAATCGCTGATGCGCCAAATGCTCTATGGCCAGCGGTTTTACTTAGAGGAATTCGGCAGGACCTCGGACATTGAATGGCTGCCGGATACCTTCGGCTATTGCGCATCGCTGCCGCAGATTTTGCGCCATGGTGGCATACGCTATTTCATGACTACGAAGCTCGGCTGGAATGACACGAATAGGTTCCCTTACGATCTGTTCCATTGGGTGGGCATTGACGGCACCTCCGTGCTGACCTATCTCAACCATGGAGTGAATGAGAATACCCTGCCGAAGGATATTCATGATCACTGGCAATCCTTTCGCGAGAAGAAAACACATAACGAGCAAATGCTGCTCTACGGCCATGGTGACGGGGGCGGCGGCGTCACACGCGAGATGCTGGAATATATTCGCCGTGCGGAGCTGATGGTCGGCCAACCGGCCAGTAAGTTCAGCAATGCCGCGGATTTCTTCTCCGGCATCGCCAAGCGGCAGCCAAAGCTACCGGAGTGGCACGGTGATCTGTATCTGGAGCTGCACCGGGGCACTTATACCACACACAGCCGCAACAAACGAAAAAACCGCAAAGCGGAAATCCTGTACCGTGAGGCAGAGCTCTGGCAAACTATGGCGTCTTCCTATATGCAAAAGGAAGAGCGGAACAAGAGCGCTGTGAACCTGCATCGAGGCTGGAAGCTGGTGCTCCTGAACCAGTTTCACGATATTATCCCCGGCTCGGCAATTACTGAAGCTTATGAGACTTCAGAGAAGGAATACCGCGAGGTTTTTGCCTATGGTCAGAAGGCACTGCAATCGGGACTGGATGCCTTGGCGGCACAAGTGACTACAGAAGGAGATGGCACGCCCCATGTGCTGTTTAACAGCCTCGGTTGGGCGCGCGATATAGTTGTCCATATTCACTTGGATAATATTGTGAATAAGTCAGTGGTGAACCAGACGTGGGCAGCTTATGACGAGCGTGGAAATTCACTGCCGATAGATCTTGTGGTCGGTTCAACCTCTGTGAACATTCATATTCCGCAGGTCCCGGCTTTTGGCTATAAGACCATCTGGCTGCGATGTATGGATTTGATTAAGGCAGGAAGCGAAGAAGTCGCGCAAGTGACGGATAGCTTAACAACTGCCATTCTTGCAGATGCTTCATCTCCATTTTCGAATCGTACGATATTAAACAACAGCTGGGAGACACCGTACTACCGCCTTGCTTTCAATGAACGTGGCGAAATCACCAGTCTGTTCGACAAAACAGCAGGACGGGAAATCGTGCAGTCGGGTGGCCGTGCCAACCAGTTTCACTTCTTCCATGACCGCCCGACGCTGTGGGATGCCTGGGATATTGACAGCCGTTATGAAGAACAGCCAGCCGGTGAAGCAGAGTTGCTGGACAAAGGCGTAATCTTCTCCGGTAAGGTTCAAGATGTGCTAAGGTTCCGCTGGAAGTTGGGCAACTCGGAAATCACCCAGGATTTAATACTGTATGCCCATGACCGGAGAATCGATTTCAAGACGCATGTGGTTTGGAACGAAGCCCATAAGCTGCTGAAGGTTGGCTTTCCGGTTGACGTTGTGACTGACAAAGCCACTTATGAGATTCCCTTTGGCGCACTGGAACGCCCGACTCACCGCAACACTAGCTGGGAACAGGCGCAGTATGAGGTGTGCGGCCACCGTTTTGCCGATGTGTCGGAACATGGTTATGGGGTGAGTGTGCTAAACGACTGCAAATACGGCTATGACGTTCAAGGCAGCACGATCCGCCTGTCTTTGCTGCGTGCGCCGAAATGGCCGGATGCCAACGCCGATTTGGGCAGTCATGATTTCACCTATTCACTGTATCCCCATCAAGGCGATTGGCGGAGTGCCCACACACTGCGCAAGGCGGCTGAGTTGAATACGGCAGTGGTGGCACTCGCGGCAAAAGCGAACCGGGGACCCTTGCTGTCCACAGGCTCATTCATCGAATTTAATGGGCAGCATGTCGTACTGGATACCGTAAAGCCATCCGAGGATGGGCGGGGCAGCATTCTTCGCCTCTATGAATCCTCCGGAGGACGTGAAGTCGTACAGCTTATCTGGAAGCAGCCATATAGCGAAGTTTATCTCTCCAATGCCTTGGAGGATAAATTGGAGCTTGTGGATCATCACCAAGGTGAATTCGAGCTGGATTTCGCACCTTTTGAGATCAAAACCCTTTACATCAAATAA